A stretch of Geomonas oryzisoli DNA encodes these proteins:
- a CDS encoding O-linked N-acetylglucosamine transferase family protein: MTESQSLKEVFAAANALFAAGDLSGAAERYRRVLQLDPYFAQASFNLGCTLDRLYGPGEALPHFERATQLAPQWSEAHGNHGFALARLGRMEEAAQALEEACRLAPDNAGLRNNLGLALSALGRGEEARDSFLAAIRLDPRYPDPHSNLGILLERFGNGGAAIRSLREALRLRPNYPEAHHNLANVLKSQGRHREALEHYRAALRLAPDNAEVHSSLLFALLYQAGSAEVTVFAEHAAFGAAHRFPPRRHDNAPEPDRVVHVGYVSADFREHAVARFIEPVLAHHDRERFRVFCYSNVSVPDGKSARLAARCDRFVSIAGLPDDAVDRLIAEDGIDILVDLSGHSAGNRLPLFARKPAPVQITWIGYPFSTGLTTMDYRISDAVCDPPGATERYHSEELIRLPGTFSCFAPPEEAPAVADLPCLAAGRVTFGSFNNPAKITPETVALWADVLRAVPGSRLLLKGYSFACPETRQHLLDAFAERGIAPERLELTGNTPSYRDHLALYGRVDLALDTFPYNGTTTTCEALWMGVPVLTLSGTTHRSRVGASLLHALGLDALAVQEAGAFVAGAAALAQDRARLGELRQTLRDRMAASPLTDGAGFTRTLEAALSEVWEKWCRSHPAPAADPRVEGRELLRQGEPDLALQRFLEALRGGERSALGDIQEALDALTAADQARALAREEGREENAEPIASDTLADCAELLCSAGLVTPADLICRYLGDRGYRSPRVSRTLGEVALAVGQPAAAVEAFSRALEQGDDSRATRILLVKAQEGAQLPAPEAKGERLLLIKAWGYGFWSDVNHVLGQLLLAEITGRTPVVHWGANSLFSDDPLENAFNRFFEPVSTVTMNDLISRRRSFYPPKWQRDNVRHENLAKFDGPWSRCSALWSLERQEEVVVSDFHYAVNDLAPWIPAGHPLHGLSTAELYLYLYRRYLAVQPRILERVDAFYREHLAGAPALALHVRGGDKVGEDPGLARLNALYLPELERLLRDQPQARIFLSTDDDRILAQYRERFGSRLVYTVSTRTANLQGVHYQKQASRRALGEEVLIDTLLAARCDRFLGNGLSNVSLAVAQMKTWAPGTCRLFGTRLDYLRQLTLYRR, translated from the coding sequence ATGACCGAGTCACAGAGTCTGAAAGAGGTCTTCGCGGCCGCCAACGCCCTGTTCGCCGCCGGCGACCTTTCCGGCGCCGCCGAACGCTACCGGCGCGTGCTGCAGCTCGACCCGTATTTCGCCCAGGCGAGCTTCAACCTGGGGTGCACCCTGGACCGGCTCTACGGGCCGGGGGAGGCGCTGCCGCACTTCGAGCGGGCGACGCAGCTGGCACCCCAGTGGAGCGAAGCGCACGGGAACCACGGTTTCGCCCTGGCCCGGCTGGGGCGCATGGAAGAGGCCGCGCAGGCGCTGGAGGAGGCCTGCCGCCTCGCCCCCGACAACGCGGGCTTGCGCAACAACCTCGGGCTCGCCCTGAGCGCCCTGGGGCGCGGCGAGGAGGCGCGGGACAGCTTCCTGGCGGCGATCCGCCTCGATCCCCGCTATCCCGACCCGCACAGCAACCTCGGCATCCTGCTCGAGCGCTTCGGCAACGGCGGCGCGGCGATCCGCTCCCTGCGCGAGGCGCTCAGGCTGCGCCCCAACTACCCCGAGGCGCACCACAACCTGGCCAACGTGCTCAAGTCGCAGGGGCGGCACCGGGAGGCGCTGGAGCACTACCGGGCGGCGCTGCGGCTGGCGCCGGACAACGCCGAGGTGCACAGCTCGCTGCTGTTCGCCCTGCTCTACCAGGCCGGCAGCGCCGAGGTGACCGTCTTCGCCGAGCATGCCGCCTTCGGCGCGGCACACCGCTTCCCCCCCCGGCGCCACGACAACGCGCCGGAGCCGGACCGGGTGGTGCACGTGGGGTACGTCTCCGCCGACTTCCGGGAGCACGCCGTGGCGCGCTTCATCGAGCCGGTGCTGGCCCACCACGACCGGGAGCGTTTCCGCGTCTTCTGCTACTCCAACGTCTCCGTCCCCGACGGGAAAAGCGCGCGCCTCGCCGCACGGTGCGACCGTTTCGTCAGCATCGCGGGGCTGCCGGACGACGCCGTGGACCGGCTCATCGCCGAGGACGGCATCGACATCCTGGTCGACCTCTCCGGCCACTCGGCGGGAAACCGGCTGCCGCTCTTCGCCCGCAAGCCGGCGCCGGTGCAGATCACCTGGATTGGCTACCCCTTCAGCACCGGGCTCACCACCATGGACTACCGCATCAGCGACGCCGTCTGCGATCCCCCCGGCGCCACCGAGCGCTACCACAGCGAGGAGCTGATCAGGCTGCCCGGCACCTTCTCCTGCTTCGCCCCCCCCGAGGAGGCACCTGCGGTTGCCGATCTTCCCTGCCTCGCCGCGGGACGGGTCACCTTCGGCTCCTTCAACAACCCCGCCAAGATCACGCCGGAGACCGTCGCCCTGTGGGCCGACGTGCTGCGCGCGGTGCCCGGCTCGCGCCTGCTGCTCAAGGGGTACTCCTTTGCCTGCCCCGAAACGAGGCAGCACCTGCTGGACGCCTTCGCCGAGCGGGGCATCGCCCCGGAACGGCTCGAGCTGACCGGCAACACCCCCTCCTACCGCGACCACCTCGCCCTCTACGGCCGGGTCGACCTCGCCCTGGACACCTTCCCCTACAACGGCACCACCACGACCTGCGAGGCGCTCTGGATGGGGGTCCCGGTGCTGACCCTCTCGGGGACGACGCACCGCTCGCGGGTGGGGGCGTCCCTGCTGCACGCCCTGGGGCTGGACGCCCTGGCGGTGCAGGAAGCGGGGGCCTTTGTTGCCGGCGCCGCGGCCCTCGCCCAGGACCGCGCCCGGCTCGGAGAGCTCAGGCAGACCCTGCGCGACCGGATGGCCGCCTCCCCCCTCACCGACGGCGCCGGATTCACCCGCACCCTGGAGGCCGCGCTGAGCGAGGTCTGGGAAAAGTGGTGCCGCAGCCATCCCGCCCCCGCCGCGGATCCGAGGGTCGAGGGGCGCGAGCTGTTGCGGCAGGGAGAGCCTGACTTAGCGCTGCAGCGCTTCCTGGAGGCCCTGCGCGGCGGGGAGCGGTCGGCGCTGGGCGATATCCAGGAGGCGCTGGACGCACTGACCGCGGCGGACCAGGCACGCGCCCTGGCACGCGAGGAGGGACGGGAGGAGAACGCCGAACCGATCGCGAGCGACACCCTGGCCGACTGCGCCGAGCTCCTCTGCAGCGCAGGGCTCGTGACCCCGGCGGACCTCATCTGCCGCTACCTCGGGGACCGCGGGTATCGAAGCCCACGCGTGAGCCGCACCCTGGGCGAAGTCGCCCTCGCCGTCGGACAGCCGGCCGCGGCGGTGGAGGCCTTCTCCCGCGCCCTGGAGCAGGGGGATGACTCGCGCGCCACCCGCATCCTGCTGGTGAAGGCGCAGGAGGGGGCGCAGCTCCCGGCGCCGGAAGCGAAGGGGGAGCGCCTTTTGCTGATCAAGGCCTGGGGCTACGGCTTCTGGAGCGACGTGAACCACGTGCTGGGGCAGCTCCTGCTCGCCGAGATCACCGGCCGCACCCCGGTGGTGCACTGGGGGGCCAACTCGCTCTTCAGCGACGATCCGCTGGAGAACGCCTTCAACCGTTTCTTCGAGCCGGTCTCCACGGTCACCATGAACGACCTGATCTCGCGCCGGCGCAGCTTCTATCCGCCCAAGTGGCAGCGCGACAACGTGCGCCACGAGAACCTCGCCAAGTTCGACGGCCCCTGGTCCCGCTGTTCCGCGCTCTGGAGCCTCGAGCGCCAGGAAGAGGTCGTGGTGAGCGATTTCCACTACGCGGTCAACGACTTGGCCCCCTGGATCCCGGCCGGTCATCCGCTGCACGGGCTCAGCACGGCCGAGCTCTACCTCTACCTGTACCGGCGCTACCTCGCCGTGCAGCCGCGCATCCTGGAACGGGTGGACGCCTTTTACCGCGAGCACCTGGCCGGCGCGCCCGCGCTCGCGCTGCACGTGAGAGGTGGCGACAAGGTCGGCGAGGACCCCGGCCTCGCCCGGCTGAACGCCCTCTACCTTCCCGAGCTGGAGCGGCTTTTGCGCGACCAGCCGCAGGCGCGCATCTTCCTCAGCACCGACGACGACAGGATCCTCGCGCAGTACCGCGAGCGCTTCGGGAGCCGGCTCGTCTACACCGTCTCGACCCGCACCGCCAACCTGCAGGGGGTGCACTACCAGAAGCAGGCGAGCCGCCGGGCGCTGGGGGAAGAGGTACTCATCGACACCCTGCTCGCCGCCCGCTGCGACCGCTTCCTGGGCAACGGGCTCTCCAACGTCTCGCTCGCCGTGGCGCAGATGAAGACCTGGGCGCCGGGCACCTGCCGGCTCTTCGGCACCCGGCTCGACTACCTGCGCCAGCTCACCCTGTACCGGAGGTGA
- the flaF gene encoding flagellar biosynthesis regulator FlaF: protein MQTNNAIKEYVGIQKESMSGRELEASVLTKAGLMLKAVQENWDAPDREAKMLEAIKYNQKVWSFFQAELTEPGHPMPKKLREDLLNLSLFVDKRFFEVMAFPTAEKLSIVIDINFNIAAGLRTNPEAAG from the coding sequence ATGCAAACTAACAACGCGATCAAGGAGTACGTCGGTATCCAGAAGGAGAGCATGTCGGGACGCGAGCTCGAAGCCTCCGTGCTGACCAAGGCGGGGCTGATGCTGAAAGCCGTCCAGGAGAACTGGGATGCCCCGGACCGCGAAGCCAAGATGCTGGAGGCGATAAAGTACAACCAGAAGGTCTGGAGCTTCTTCCAGGCCGAGCTTACCGAACCGGGCCACCCGATGCCCAAGAAGCTGAGGGAGGACCTGTTGAACCTGAGCCTCTTCGTCGACAAGAGGTTCTTCGAGGTGATGGCTTTCCCGACGGCGGAAAAACTCTCCATCGTCATCGACATCAACTTCAACATCGCCGCGGGCCTGAGGACCAATCCCGAGGCCGCAGGTTAG
- a CDS encoding tetratricopeptide repeat protein, which translates to MHRFDELNRALAENRVDEARELCRGLLLDEPDNVDLLTLSGALARLRGATEEALESFSRAAQLDPAQAELNNNLGVVLEDLGRYEEAAGRYRRALELKPDYPEALGNLGNALLKLERYDEAVARFCDAIALDPGYTSAYYHLGHALRAQGEWEGAARCYHKVVELQPDHLKGWVNLGGSLLALNRFDDALSVLRVALDLDPESVDAHWNLALTLLVAGDYREGWREYQWRLKDPAGNFAAEFLGRPMWDGAPLAGRTLLVRAEQGFGDAIQFFRYAQLLARRGERVVLECRRELLALFAAQGEEIALFAAGDPPPEFDTFVYLMSLPHLLGTTLQDIPPQSPPLRTDPVRGARWRDLVPPGGELKVGVVWAGSAGYKRDRYRSLPAGALAPLSSLPGVTLYNLQLGARPDDLAALRGGGKLVDLTGEIGDFADTAAFLDRLDLVVSVDTAVAHLAAAMGKPVHLLLPFSCDWRWLYGRSDSPWYESVTLHRQEAPGQWQPVAEAVARGIVSTTAAAGEDPNLLFREANRLRGAGDLRGAIERYRALLARLPDCAEIYNNLGLALQDQGLSAEAEASYRRALELKPHLADAYNNLGTLLVGRAEHDAAEPLFRRAVELNPDYLPAYVNLGACLQVLEEPAQAVELYRRAIALDPGYFEARINLGTAYQDLMQPRRAIDTYEELLRLAPEHPEAHWNLALSLLSVGEFERGWREYEWRLAGCEPELALPVWRGEELSGRTILLQCEQGLGDTLQFIRYAPLVAQRGAKVVLRCQMAGLKPLLSRVPGVAAVCAPGDELPPCDCQVQLLSLPHLFGTTLEQMPPWHPYLFPEERRATLWSLMLDEGRTLKVGLVWRGGPLPRNRACPFQEFAPLADMSGVLFYSLQLGEAPDPGILPAVDLAAQIKDFGDTAAILAGLDLLITVDTAAAHLAGGMGLPVWLLLPYSCDWRWFAEREDSPWYPTMRIFRQRHPGDWPGVMGRIRGALAERLSCQ; encoded by the coding sequence ATGCATCGCTTTGACGAACTGAACCGGGCGCTGGCGGAAAACCGTGTCGACGAGGCCCGGGAACTCTGCCGCGGGCTGTTGCTGGACGAGCCGGACAACGTGGACCTGCTCACCCTCTCCGGCGCCCTGGCGCGCCTGCGCGGCGCCACCGAGGAGGCCCTGGAGAGCTTCTCCCGCGCGGCGCAGCTCGATCCCGCCCAGGCCGAGCTGAATAACAACCTCGGGGTGGTCCTTGAGGACCTGGGGCGCTACGAGGAGGCGGCCGGGCGCTACCGCCGGGCCCTAGAGCTGAAACCCGATTACCCGGAGGCGCTGGGGAACCTCGGTAACGCGCTCTTGAAGCTGGAGCGCTACGACGAGGCGGTTGCCCGCTTCTGCGACGCCATCGCCCTCGATCCCGGCTACACCAGCGCCTACTATCACCTGGGGCACGCGCTGCGGGCGCAGGGGGAGTGGGAAGGGGCGGCGCGCTGCTATCACAAGGTGGTCGAGCTGCAGCCGGACCACCTGAAGGGGTGGGTGAACCTCGGCGGCTCGCTGCTCGCCCTGAACCGGTTCGACGATGCCCTCTCCGTCCTGCGCGTGGCCCTCGACCTCGACCCCGAGAGCGTCGACGCCCACTGGAACCTGGCCCTCACCCTCCTCGTAGCAGGCGATTACCGGGAGGGGTGGCGCGAGTACCAGTGGCGTCTCAAGGATCCCGCGGGGAACTTCGCCGCCGAATTCCTGGGGCGGCCGATGTGGGACGGCGCTCCCCTCGCCGGGCGGACCCTGCTGGTGCGCGCCGAGCAGGGGTTCGGCGACGCCATCCAGTTCTTCCGCTACGCCCAGCTCCTGGCGCGCCGCGGGGAGCGGGTGGTGCTCGAGTGCCGCCGTGAACTGTTGGCGCTGTTCGCGGCCCAGGGGGAGGAGATCGCCCTCTTTGCCGCCGGTGACCCCCCTCCCGAATTCGACACCTTCGTCTACCTGATGAGCCTGCCGCATCTGCTCGGGACCACGCTGCAGGACATCCCCCCGCAGAGCCCGCCGCTCAGGACCGACCCCGTCCGCGGCGCCAGGTGGCGCGACCTCGTCCCTCCCGGAGGGGAGCTCAAGGTCGGGGTGGTCTGGGCCGGCAGCGCGGGGTACAAGCGGGACCGCTACCGCTCGCTTCCCGCGGGCGCCCTGGCCCCGCTCTCATCCCTGCCGGGGGTGACCCTGTACAACCTGCAACTGGGGGCCCGCCCCGACGACCTGGCCGCGCTGCGCGGCGGGGGCAAGCTCGTCGACCTCACCGGGGAGATCGGGGACTTCGCCGATACCGCGGCCTTCCTCGACCGGCTCGACCTGGTGGTGTCGGTGGACACGGCCGTGGCGCACCTGGCCGCGGCGATGGGTAAGCCGGTGCACCTGTTGCTCCCCTTCTCCTGCGACTGGCGCTGGCTCTACGGCCGCTCCGATTCCCCCTGGTATGAAAGCGTCACCCTGCACCGCCAGGAGGCCCCCGGACAGTGGCAGCCGGTGGCCGAGGCGGTGGCCCGCGGCATCGTCTCGACCACCGCGGCCGCCGGAGAGGACCCGAACCTGCTGTTCCGCGAGGCGAACCGCCTCAGGGGCGCCGGGGACCTGCGCGGCGCCATCGAGCGGTACCGCGCCCTCCTGGCCCGACTTCCCGACTGTGCCGAGATCTACAACAACCTGGGGCTCGCCCTTCAGGACCAGGGGCTGTCGGCCGAGGCGGAGGCGAGCTACCGGCGCGCCCTGGAGCTGAAGCCGCACCTCGCCGACGCCTACAACAACCTGGGGACGCTGCTGGTCGGTCGCGCCGAGCACGACGCGGCCGAGCCGCTGTTCCGGCGGGCGGTCGAGCTGAACCCCGACTACCTTCCCGCCTACGTCAACCTGGGCGCCTGCCTGCAGGTGCTGGAGGAGCCGGCGCAGGCGGTCGAGCTGTACCGCCGCGCCATCGCCCTCGATCCGGGCTACTTCGAGGCGCGCATCAACCTCGGCACCGCCTACCAGGACCTGATGCAGCCGCGCCGGGCCATCGACACCTACGAGGAACTGCTGCGTCTCGCGCCGGAGCACCCCGAGGCGCACTGGAACCTGGCCCTGAGCCTCCTTTCGGTTGGGGAGTTCGAGCGCGGCTGGCGCGAGTACGAGTGGCGCCTGGCGGGATGCGAGCCCGAGCTGGCCCTCCCGGTCTGGCGCGGCGAGGAGCTTTCCGGACGCACCATCCTCCTTCAGTGCGAGCAGGGGCTGGGGGACACGCTGCAGTTCATCCGCTACGCGCCCCTGGTGGCGCAGCGGGGAGCGAAGGTGGTGCTGCGCTGCCAGATGGCGGGCCTTAAGCCCCTTTTGTCCCGCGTCCCCGGCGTCGCGGCGGTGTGCGCCCCCGGCGATGAGCTTCCCCCCTGCGACTGCCAGGTCCAGCTCCTGTCCCTGCCGCACCTGTTCGGCACCACCCTGGAGCAGATGCCCCCGTGGCACCCCTACCTCTTCCCCGAGGAGCGGCGTGCCACGCTCTGGAGCCTCATGCTCGACGAGGGGAGGACGCTCAAGGTGGGGCTGGTGTGGCGCGGAGGGCCGCTCCCCAGGAACCGCGCCTGCCCCTTCCAGGAATTCGCCCCTCTTGCCGATATGTCGGGTGTGCTCTTTTATTCCCTGCAGCTGGGCGAGGCCCCGGACCCCGGCATACTCCCCGCCGTCGATCTCGCGGCGCAGATCAAGGACTTCGGCGACACCGCCGCCATCCTGGCCGGACTCGACCTGCTCATCACCGTGGACACGGCCGCTGCCCACCTGGCCGGCGGCATGGGACTGCCGGTGTGGCTGTTGCTTCCCTACTCCTGCGACTGGCGCTGGTTCGCCGAGCGCGAGGACTCACCCTGGTACCCCACCATGCGGATCTTCCGCCAGCGCCACCCCGGCGACTGGCCCGGCGTGATGGGCCGCATCCGGGGCGCCCTGGCAGAGAGGTTGAGCTGCCAATAA
- a CDS encoding flagellar biosynthesis repressor FlbT, whose translation MSLKITLKSNERLIVGGAVVRNGGKGTVLFIENTVPILREKDILGEKDITTPCKRVYFTIQLMYIDEPNVPNYVKAYSELATEILRAAPSTRTYIEQLNERIEAGQYYQALKLAKNLIEYEEELLKNAN comes from the coding sequence ATGTCCCTAAAAATTACCTTGAAGAGCAACGAGCGGCTAATCGTGGGCGGCGCTGTGGTCAGAAACGGCGGCAAGGGGACGGTTCTCTTCATCGAGAACACGGTCCCCATACTGCGCGAGAAGGACATCCTGGGCGAGAAGGACATCACCACGCCCTGCAAACGGGTCTACTTCACCATCCAGCTCATGTACATCGACGAGCCCAACGTCCCGAACTACGTCAAGGCGTACTCGGAACTGGCGACCGAGATACTGAGGGCGGCCCCCAGCACCAGGACCTACATCGAGCAGTTGAACGAACGGATCGAGGCCGGGCAGTACTACCAGGCACTCAAACTTGCGAAGAATCTCATCGAGTACGAAGAGGAGCTACTGAAAAATGCAAACTAA
- a CDS encoding O-linked N-acetylglucosamine transferase family protein translates to MASEQSAPSQAQLKYVELLLRKGMQEEARARLEELVRQEPGCAGACYLLAVLKGEDGLPREAAELLARTLALEPENTKALNALGGALRQLGELERAAAAFAAALRVDPSFSEARINLALLLKEALRLSEAELVLREGIELAPDSVRLTYNLANVLHAQGRSLEAVAAYRETLRLDPDHLDARQNLLFALHYAPQFSRRHIYAEHLSAARSRPFRPPREPDHVRPAPGDRIRIGYLSPDFRGHAVASFIEPVLRQHDRDRFEIFCYANVATPDATTQRLQGVADQWRDIHGLTDHNAAALIARDGIDILFDLAGHTSGSRLPVFCRRPAPIQVTWIGYPDTTGLKAMDYRITDALADPPGAGDRLHSERLLRLPRSFCCYLPPAEAPDLVPPPCGANGYITFGSFNNLSKVTPEMIALWGRLLREVADARLLLKAKPLADQGVRRRILDRFREQGVAAGRIELDPGQPGTREHLEQYRRVDIALDTFPYNGTTTTCEALWMGVPVISLSGERHCSRTGASLLTNCGLADLVTQSEAAFVDMARQVARDRETLREFRAGARERLRRSPLLDAVGVTRELETVLAELWATSRR, encoded by the coding sequence ATGGCCTCGGAGCAATCGGCACCAAGCCAGGCACAGCTCAAGTACGTGGAACTCCTGCTGCGCAAGGGGATGCAGGAGGAGGCGCGCGCCCGGCTCGAAGAGCTGGTGCGCCAGGAACCCGGCTGCGCCGGCGCCTGTTACCTGTTGGCGGTGCTCAAAGGGGAAGACGGCCTGCCGCGGGAGGCGGCCGAGCTGCTGGCCCGGACGCTCGCGCTGGAGCCGGAGAACACGAAGGCCCTGAACGCCCTGGGGGGCGCGCTGCGGCAGCTCGGTGAGCTGGAACGGGCAGCGGCGGCCTTCGCCGCCGCGCTGCGGGTCGACCCCTCTTTCAGCGAGGCCCGCATCAACCTCGCCCTGCTCCTGAAGGAGGCGCTGCGCCTGAGCGAGGCCGAGCTGGTGCTGCGTGAAGGGATCGAGCTCGCCCCCGACTCGGTGCGCCTCACCTACAACCTCGCCAACGTGCTGCACGCGCAGGGGAGGAGCCTCGAGGCGGTGGCGGCCTACCGGGAGACGCTGCGTCTCGACCCGGACCACCTGGACGCCCGGCAGAACCTCCTCTTCGCCCTGCACTACGCGCCGCAGTTCAGCCGGCGCCATATTTACGCCGAGCACTTGAGCGCGGCGCGCAGCCGCCCCTTCCGCCCGCCCCGGGAACCGGACCACGTCCGTCCCGCTCCCGGCGACCGCATCAGGATCGGCTACCTCTCCCCCGACTTCCGGGGGCACGCCGTGGCGAGCTTCATCGAGCCGGTGCTCAGGCAGCACGACCGCGACCGCTTCGAGATCTTCTGCTACGCGAACGTCGCCACGCCCGACGCGACCACGCAGCGCCTGCAGGGGGTCGCCGACCAGTGGCGCGACATCCACGGCCTCACCGACCACAACGCCGCCGCCCTGATCGCCCGGGACGGCATCGACATCCTGTTCGACCTGGCGGGGCACACCTCCGGCAGCCGGCTCCCCGTCTTCTGCCGCCGTCCCGCCCCGATCCAGGTCACCTGGATCGGCTACCCGGACACCACCGGCCTGAAGGCCATGGACTACCGCATCACCGACGCCCTGGCCGACCCGCCGGGGGCGGGAGACCGCCTGCACAGCGAGCGGCTGCTGCGGCTCCCCCGCTCCTTCTGCTGCTACCTCCCCCCGGCCGAGGCCCCGGACCTGGTTCCGCCCCCCTGCGGCGCCAACGGCTACATCACCTTCGGCTCGTTCAACAACCTCTCCAAGGTCACCCCGGAGATGATCGCGCTCTGGGGCCGCCTGCTGCGGGAGGTCGCCGACGCGCGCCTGCTCCTGAAGGCGAAGCCGCTGGCGGACCAGGGGGTGCGCCGGCGCATCCTGGACCGGTTCCGGGAGCAGGGGGTGGCGGCCGGGCGTATCGAGCTCGACCCGGGCCAGCCCGGCACCCGGGAGCACCTGGAGCAGTACCGGCGCGTCGACATCGCGCTGGACACCTTCCCCTACAACGGCACCACCACGACCTGCGAGGCCCTCTGGATGGGGGTCCCGGTGATCTCGCTCTCCGGCGAGCGCCACTGTTCGCGCACCGGCGCGAGCCTGCTCACCAACTGCGGCCTGGCCGACCTGGTTACCCAGAGCGAAGCGGCCTTCGTGGACATGGCGCGCCAGGTGGCGCGCGACCGGGAGACGCTGCGGGAGTTCCGGGCGGGTGCCCGTGAGAGACTGCGGCGCTCGCCGCTTCTGGATGCGGTGGGGGTCACGCGGGAACTGGAAACGGTGCTGGCCGAGCTTTGGGCGACGTCGCGCCGGTAG
- a CDS encoding flagellin — protein MATSDISLTAGMRTNLLNLQQTSQLLNRTQQRLSSGKQVNSALDNPTNYFAAQNANQRASDLADRKDGMSEAVQTVSATNAGITAITGLINAAKGIAQSALSTSDTSTRSKLATQYDTIRSQIDNISSDSGYRGLNLLSSTNTLTVNFNEDASSSLDVVGFLANSTGLSLTGASGAWSTNSDITTDTANMDTAISTLRSNTQTLAANLNIITTRQNFTDSMINTLQTGADNLTLADMNQEGANMLMLQTRQSLGTTSLSMSSQAAQAVLRLF, from the coding sequence ATGGCAACTAGCGACATCTCTCTCACCGCAGGCATGAGGACCAACCTTCTCAACCTCCAACAGACCAGCCAGCTCCTGAACAGGACCCAGCAGAGGCTCTCCTCCGGCAAGCAGGTCAACAGCGCTCTCGACAACCCGACCAACTACTTCGCAGCGCAGAACGCAAACCAGCGCGCCAGCGACCTCGCTGACCGTAAGGACGGCATGTCCGAGGCGGTTCAGACGGTTTCGGCTACCAACGCAGGTATCACCGCCATCACCGGCCTGATCAACGCAGCAAAAGGTATCGCGCAATCCGCCCTCTCCACCAGCGACACCTCGACCAGGTCCAAACTGGCGACCCAGTACGACACCATTCGTAGCCAGATCGACAACATCTCCTCTGACTCCGGTTACCGTGGTCTGAACCTGCTGAGCTCCACCAACACCCTGACCGTAAACTTCAACGAAGATGCGAGCTCCAGCCTCGACGTCGTCGGCTTCCTGGCCAACTCCACCGGTCTGAGCCTCACCGGCGCCAGCGGCGCATGGTCGACCAACTCGGACATCACCACCGACACGGCCAACATGGACACCGCGATCTCGACCCTGAGGTCCAACACCCAGACCCTGGCGGCGAACCTGAACATCATCACCACCCGTCAGAACTTCACGGACTCGATGATCAACACCCTGCAGACCGGCGCTGACAACCTGACCCTGGCCGACATGAACCAGGAAGGTGCCAACATGCTGATGCTGCAGACTCGTCAGAGCTTGGGTACCACCTCGCTCTCGATGTCCTCGCAGGCAGCCCAGGCAGTGCTCAGACTGTTCTAA